A single region of the Armatimonadota bacterium genome encodes:
- the htpX gene encoding protease HtpX — protein MNTLKVGVLLVALTALFIFVGDVIGGRGGAMIAFALALLMNFASYWFSDKIVLGMYGARPLSPADAPELFRITEKLAQRAGIPMPRLYVVNDPQPNAFATGRNPAHGAVAVTTGLLNLLHYDEVEGVIAHEIAHIKHRDTLTMTVVATIAGAVMLLADMARWAMIFGGARSDDREGGNPLVYLFIMIVAPIAAMLIQLAISRAREYEADATGARLAGSPDGLANALLKLEHAASRIPMMHASPSTAHLFIVNPLKGLGGTLMSLFMTHPPIQERVRRLQQMRGSEWYLGG, from the coding sequence ATGAACACACTGAAAGTGGGGGTTTTGCTGGTTGCGCTGACCGCCCTGTTCATCTTCGTCGGGGATGTGATTGGCGGTCGCGGCGGGGCGATGATCGCGTTTGCGCTCGCGCTGCTGATGAACTTCGCCAGCTACTGGTTCAGCGATAAAATCGTGCTGGGTATGTACGGAGCGCGTCCGTTGTCGCCTGCGGACGCCCCCGAGCTGTTCCGTATCACTGAAAAACTGGCTCAGCGGGCAGGCATCCCGATGCCGCGTCTGTATGTGGTCAACGACCCGCAGCCGAACGCCTTCGCCACCGGACGCAATCCCGCACACGGGGCGGTGGCGGTGACAACTGGTTTGCTGAACCTGCTCCACTATGACGAGGTGGAGGGTGTCATCGCGCACGAGATAGCGCACATCAAGCACCGCGACACGCTGACTATGACCGTAGTGGCAACGATAGCAGGCGCGGTGATGCTGCTGGCAGATATGGCACGCTGGGCGATGATTTTCGGGGGGGCACGCAGCGACGACCGCGAGGGAGGCAACCCGCTGGTGTATCTGTTCATTATGATTGTCGCGCCTATCGCCGCGATGCTCATTCAGCTGGCTATCTCGCGGGCGCGTGAGTATGAAGCGGATGCGACAGGCGCACGCCTGGCGGGTAGTCCCGATGGTCTGGCAAATGCTCTGTTGAAGCTGGAGCACGCGGCGAGCCGAATCCCGATGATGCACGCTTCGCCGTCCACCGCGCACCTGTTCATCGTCAACCCGCTGAAGGGCTTGGGCGGAACGCTAATGAGCCTGTTCATGACCCATCCGCCGATTCAGGAGCGCGTGCGCCGTCTGCAACAGATGCGCGGCAGCGAGTGGTATCTGGGCGGATAG
- the nfi gene encoding endonuclease V, with amino-acid sequence MELPFPQSVAEAVELQIRLREQVREEPLDIDSLHLVAGTDVSFERFGSEAWAGIVVLRMEDMEIVDEVMVRTSVRFPYVPGLLSFRESPPLLEAWERLRTKPDVVLCDAHGRAHPRRFGMACHFGLLVDTPTIGCAKSLLCGEVETMSPMRDWFPVHDGEEVIGAALCTQPHARPVYVSVGHRVDLPSAIEVVRRCVRKHRIPEPLRLAHDLVNRARKASA; translated from the coding sequence ATGGAGTTGCCTTTTCCCCAGAGCGTCGCCGAGGCGGTGGAACTTCAGATTCGCCTGCGCGAGCAGGTGAGGGAAGAACCGCTGGATATCGATTCCCTGCATCTGGTGGCAGGGACGGACGTATCGTTTGAGCGGTTTGGCTCGGAAGCATGGGCGGGCATTGTGGTGTTGCGCATGGAGGATATGGAGATCGTGGATGAGGTGATGGTGCGTACGTCCGTGCGCTTCCCGTATGTGCCCGGTTTGCTCTCCTTCCGCGAGTCTCCGCCCCTGTTGGAGGCGTGGGAACGGTTGCGAACGAAGCCGGACGTCGTTCTCTGTGACGCGCACGGCAGGGCGCATCCCCGCCGGTTTGGGATGGCGTGCCACTTCGGATTACTGGTGGATACGCCCACCATCGGCTGTGCCAAAAGCCTGCTGTGTGGCGAGGTGGAGACCATGTCGCCGATGCGGGACTGGTTTCCTGTTCACGACGGCGAGGAGGTCATTGGTGCCGCGCTGTGTACCCAGCCTCACGCGCGCCCAGTGTACGTTTCTGTAGGACACCGGGTAGACCTGCCGTCCGCGATAGAGGTCGTGCGGCGGTGCGTGCGCAAACACCGTATCCCGGAGCCATTGCGCCTGGCGCACGATCTGGTTAATCGGGCGAGGAAAGCGTCTGCCTGA
- a CDS encoding alpha/beta hydrolase, with protein sequence MLWVAVTAVALLLFWWVLLAVAATHPPRAPLFLTPFDVQVPFDPVLFPSRDGTPLSGWWIPHPRPRGVAVLCHGYVANRCEVLGVAIELHRMGFSCLLFDFRAHGESGGRSTTIGIREVQDALGAVDFAVRFGFPVLLFGSSMGGAVAIMAAARDARVGAVIADSAYANLSDAANKWWEAGFGRVLGTLCRPVKYLAMLFTRTRLSQAEPVREIGNIAPRPVLLIHGDRDHLVPIEHAYALYQAAGEPRTLWIASGSGHVQARVDQPENYYGQIAAFIEKWLEASPAHETNHIRPGEITPS encoded by the coding sequence ATGCTCTGGGTAGCGGTCACGGCAGTTGCGCTGCTCCTTTTCTGGTGGGTACTGCTTGCCGTCGCGGCAACGCACCCACCGCGTGCACCTCTGTTCCTGACCCCTTTTGATGTGCAGGTTCCTTTTGACCCTGTGCTTTTTCCCTCGCGTGACGGCACACCCCTGTCGGGGTGGTGGATACCCCACCCACGCCCTCGTGGGGTGGCGGTGCTCTGTCACGGTTACGTGGCGAACCGCTGCGAGGTGCTGGGGGTGGCGATAGAGCTCCATCGCATGGGTTTCAGCTGCTTGCTCTTTGATTTCCGGGCGCATGGTGAAAGCGGAGGACGCTCCACCACCATCGGAATCCGGGAAGTGCAGGATGCTCTGGGTGCGGTGGATTTCGCGGTGCGGTTCGGTTTCCCCGTGCTGCTGTTCGGCTCCTCGATGGGAGGCGCAGTGGCTATTATGGCAGCCGCTCGCGACGCACGAGTGGGCGCGGTCATCGCCGATAGCGCGTATGCCAACCTGTCCGACGCCGCCAACAAGTGGTGGGAAGCGGGGTTCGGCAGGGTGCTGGGCACGCTGTGTCGCCCGGTGAAGTACCTGGCGATGTTGTTTACCCGAACCCGCCTCTCGCAGGCGGAACCGGTGCGCGAAATCGGCAACATCGCGCCGCGCCCCGTGCTGCTGATTCACGGCGACCGCGACCATCTGGTTCCCATCGAGCACGCCTACGCCCTGTATCAGGCGGCAGGTGAACCGCGTACACTGTGGATCGCCAGCGGCAGTGGGCACGTGCAGGCGCGGGTGGACCAGCCGGAGAACTACTATGGACAGATAGCCGCCTTTATCGAGAAATGGCTGGAGGCATCACCCGCCCATGAAACAAACCATATCCGACCTGGCGAGATCACGCCATCATGA